In a genomic window of Methylobacter sp. YRD-M1:
- a CDS encoding 23S rRNA (adenine(2030)-N(6))-methyltransferase RlmJ yields the protein MLSYRHSFHAGNFADVLKHLTLIQILEYLRKKDKPFCCIDTHAGPGAYALDSDYALKNREFDNGIGKLWQRHDLPASVADYVGLIRQFNGSDKLIRYPGSPLITQHLLRSKDRLFLYELHSTEIAILTKAVDRDRRIKVFHEDGLKSGIGLLPPAERRGLVLIDPSYEMKSDYQDVVDTLVKMHKRFATGIFALWYPVVERRRNKELEQALQNSGIKNIQLFELGIQADTTEHGMTASGMIVINPPWTLKPDMEHVLPWLADVLGENGAGFYRIQELAGE from the coding sequence ATGCTCAGTTATCGCCACTCATTCCATGCCGGCAATTTCGCCGATGTCCTGAAACACCTGACTCTGATCCAGATCCTTGAATACCTGAGAAAAAAAGACAAGCCGTTCTGTTGTATCGATACCCATGCAGGTCCCGGCGCTTACGCACTGGACAGCGACTATGCGCTGAAAAACAGGGAATTCGACAATGGCATCGGCAAACTCTGGCAGCGGCATGACCTGCCGGCCAGCGTTGCCGATTATGTCGGGCTAATCAGGCAATTCAACGGCTCCGACAAACTCATACGCTATCCCGGCTCGCCGTTGATCACACAACATTTATTACGCAGCAAAGACCGGCTGTTTTTATACGAACTGCATTCGACGGAAATCGCAATACTGACGAAAGCCGTTGACAGGGACAGGCGCATCAAGGTCTTCCATGAAGACGGCTTGAAAAGCGGCATCGGCCTGCTGCCGCCGGCCGAGCGCCGCGGCCTTGTGTTGATCGATCCGTCCTATGAAATGAAGAGCGATTATCAGGACGTCGTGGACACGCTGGTTAAAATGCACAAGCGCTTTGCCACCGGCATTTTCGCGCTCTGGTATCCAGTCGTCGAACGCCGGCGCAACAAAGAACTGGAACAGGCTCTGCAAAACAGCGGCATCAAAAATATCCAGCTGTTTGAACTGGGCATTCAGGCTGATACAACGGAACATGGCATGACCGCCAGCGGCATGATCGTGATCAACCCGCCGTGGACATTGAAGCCTGACATGGAGCATGTTCTGCCATGGCTGGCCGATGTTCTGGGCGAAAATGGCGCCGGTTTTTATCGAATACAGGAACTGGCCGGGGAATAG
- a CDS encoding SLC13 family permease — MNLSLAVLFIVFLLIAVRKIGRFTIKIWQSMAAGALIVLAAGEISWLDALTAIDLDVMLFLLGMFIVGQTLVASGYLYYLAYRLFNRTRSAQQLLLGILLGAAFSSALLMNDTLAIVGTPLVLRLALEHKLSGKLFLLTLAYAITLGSVMSPIGNPQNLLIATHADLPAPFQTFFKALAVPTLINLAVTYSILRWVYRNEFRNGLPLTHTPVGLLDPELAKLGRISLFLLIGLIVVKIILVGLHSPVQIKLSHIALIAALPPILLSPARLQLLKSLDWATLVFFASMFVLTASVWHTGVMQQQVDDLAINLTTVPAIMLLSASLSQLVSNVPLVALYLPMLTQTDAASLMALAAGSTIAGNFLILGAASNVIIIQHAEKHGATLGFFEFARIGIPLGFINLLIYWAWLSYWYN, encoded by the coding sequence ATGAACTTATCTTTAGCTGTACTATTCATAGTCTTTTTATTAATCGCTGTGCGGAAAATCGGGCGATTTACGATTAAAATCTGGCAATCGATGGCCGCTGGCGCCCTGATTGTACTGGCGGCCGGTGAGATCAGCTGGCTCGACGCCTTAACGGCGATAGACCTCGACGTCATGCTGTTTTTGCTGGGCATGTTTATTGTGGGCCAGACGCTGGTCGCCAGCGGTTATCTGTATTATCTGGCCTATCGCTTGTTCAACCGGACCAGGTCAGCGCAGCAATTGCTTCTGGGCATCCTGTTAGGCGCCGCCTTCAGCTCGGCGCTGTTGATGAACGACACGCTTGCCATAGTGGGGACTCCGCTCGTATTGCGATTGGCACTAGAGCACAAACTAAGCGGCAAACTATTTTTATTGACGCTGGCCTACGCCATCACACTCGGCAGCGTGATGAGTCCTATCGGCAATCCGCAGAATCTGCTCATTGCCACACATGCCGATTTACCGGCGCCTTTTCAGACGTTTTTTAAAGCCCTGGCCGTACCCACGCTGATCAATTTGGCCGTCACCTATTCAATATTGCGCTGGGTTTATCGGAACGAGTTCAGGAATGGCCTGCCGCTGACTCATACCCCCGTCGGCCTGCTGGACCCGGAACTGGCTAAGCTCGGCCGCATCTCGCTGTTTTTATTGATCGGCCTGATCGTCGTCAAAATCATTCTGGTCGGCCTGCACAGCCCTGTGCAGATCAAGTTGAGCCATATTGCCCTGATCGCCGCCTTGCCGCCGATATTGCTGAGCCCAGCCCGCCTGCAGTTATTGAAAAGCCTGGACTGGGCGACTTTGGTGTTTTTTGCCTCCATGTTCGTGTTGACGGCCAGCGTCTGGCACACCGGCGTCATGCAGCAGCAGGTCGACGATCTGGCGATAAACCTAACGACCGTGCCGGCGATCATGCTGCTGAGCGCATCGCTCAGCCAACTGGTTTCCAATGTGCCGCTGGTCGCGCTGTATCTGCCCATGCTGACGCAGACGGATGCCGCCTCGCTGATGGCCCTGGCGGCCGGCAGCACGATAGCCGGCAATTTCCTGATCCTGGGCGCCGCCAGCAACGTCATCATCATTCAGCATGCCGAGAAACATGGCGCAACGCTGGGCTTTTTCGAGTTTGCCCGCATCGGAATTCCATTGGGCTTTATCAATCTATTGATATACTGGGCGTGGCTCAGTTACTGGTATAACTAA
- a CDS encoding RMD1 family protein, protein MTENLSIKKCVAYCLAQRFDIAALSKIISESKQVRIIKGALLVEDHETLSVIFAYGAVVHWNIDPEQQARLHRLLLEHADNPLDIVEEDNFTYALNCSTTRIIEDHIEIESSDPILLFSLSQGMAQSIKLAFFETHALRTITNTNYIPESLAQDGRIKLNRQEIAKIRGQLFLTKSDIILNYDLLDIPDFFWEYPEYEPFYSVAAKYLEITQRIEVLSKKLETIHELFEMLADEQKHRHSSALEWIIIWLIAFEIGMTIFEKVV, encoded by the coding sequence ATGACTGAAAACCTTTCCATCAAGAAATGTGTGGCCTATTGCCTGGCGCAGCGTTTCGATATTGCCGCGTTATCAAAAATAATTTCCGAATCAAAACAGGTCAGGATTATTAAAGGCGCATTGCTGGTTGAAGATCACGAAACCTTGTCGGTTATTTTCGCGTATGGAGCCGTCGTGCACTGGAATATCGATCCGGAGCAGCAGGCCCGGCTCCATCGTTTATTGCTGGAGCATGCGGATAACCCGCTCGATATCGTGGAAGAGGATAACTTCACATACGCACTCAACTGTTCGACGACACGCATTATTGAAGACCATATTGAAATCGAGTCTTCCGATCCCATCCTGCTGTTTTCATTGTCCCAGGGCATGGCGCAATCGATCAAACTGGCCTTTTTTGAAACCCATGCGCTCAGGACCATCACCAATACCAATTACATCCCGGAATCACTGGCCCAGGATGGCCGCATCAAATTGAACCGCCAGGAAATAGCCAAAATCCGCGGCCAACTGTTCCTGACCAAAAGCGACATCATTCTGAATTACGACCTGCTCGATATCCCGGACTTTTTTTGGGAATATCCGGAATACGAGCCTTTTTACAGCGTTGCCGCCAAATACTTGGAAATAACGCAACGTATCGAAGTATTGTCCAAAAAGCTCGAAACCATCCATGAACTGTTTGAAATGCTGGCCGATGAGCAAAAACACAGACATTCCTCGGCACTGGAGTGGATTATCATCTGGCTGATTGCATTTGAAATCGGCATGACCATTTTCGAAAAAGTAGTCTGA
- a CDS encoding L,D-transpeptidase family protein — protein MLFSLVLPAPWLHAEAVADQPSGMEKEIKAIIAAQQHPYLKRSVFLNRAEDLENLYKITRYQPLWLGHEHSEKPIADALALLAKASEHGLSAANYDAETLQQKLPSALKLTPEAYNSIALYDTALSLSLLRFLHDLHYGRVNPQGINFNLKLREKKLADLPTLIKDSLAQDTVSQLPLLVEPKLKQYQKLKQALAAYRQLAAESQPYKLTLTKTIHPGDKLPKMEDLRQFLITVGDLPDDKADDNGKAKKSSLYTGEIVEGVKKFQYRHGLGAYGVIGKETAAALNVPLTQRMAQIELAMERLRWLPELPAGPSIIVNIPAFQLWAFNALGEVDADMLNMKVVVGKALKNQTPVLMAELRFIDFMPYWNIPYSILKTEVLPKLLKNPNYLAKEHIELVPSFGNEVKPVPFTGNSVAQLKQGTLKARQRPGDKNALGKVKFIFPNQSDVYLHDTPANALFGKSRRDFSHGCVRVENPQQLAEFVLKGQEGWSKETIQAAMQTPKTQHIVLKKPIPVLFFYTTSFFDQHDNLVFYQDIYDQDPVLQSALEKPADLPDQSLFISNSPAPVQLVR, from the coding sequence ATGCTCTTTTCCCTGGTCTTGCCTGCTCCGTGGCTTCATGCCGAAGCCGTTGCCGATCAGCCGTCCGGCATGGAAAAAGAAATCAAGGCCATTATAGCGGCCCAACAACATCCGTATCTGAAACGCTCCGTCTTTCTCAATCGTGCTGAGGATCTTGAGAATCTCTATAAGATCACCCGCTATCAGCCATTATGGCTGGGACACGAACATTCGGAAAAGCCTATTGCCGACGCCCTGGCATTATTGGCAAAAGCCTCGGAACACGGCTTGAGCGCGGCAAATTATGACGCTGAAACGCTGCAGCAAAAATTGCCTTCGGCCTTAAAGCTCACTCCGGAAGCTTATAATTCAATCGCTCTGTACGATACAGCGCTGAGCCTGTCCCTGTTGCGTTTTCTGCACGATCTGCATTACGGCCGCGTTAATCCCCAAGGCATCAATTTCAACCTGAAGCTGAGAGAAAAAAAGCTGGCCGATCTGCCGACGCTGATTAAGGACAGCCTGGCGCAGGATACCGTTTCCCAGCTGCCGTTGCTGGTCGAGCCCAAATTGAAACAGTATCAAAAGCTGAAGCAGGCTTTAGCTGCTTATCGTCAACTAGCTGCCGAATCACAACCCTATAAACTGACTCTCACCAAGACTATTCATCCCGGCGATAAACTGCCGAAAATGGAAGACCTGCGCCAATTTTTGATCACAGTCGGCGACCTGCCTGACGATAAAGCCGATGATAACGGCAAAGCCAAAAAGTCATCGCTTTATACGGGTGAAATCGTTGAAGGCGTTAAAAAATTCCAGTACCGGCACGGCCTTGGCGCTTACGGCGTTATCGGCAAGGAAACAGCCGCCGCGCTCAACGTGCCGTTAACGCAACGTATGGCGCAAATTGAGTTAGCGATGGAAAGATTGCGCTGGCTGCCTGAACTCCCGGCCGGGCCATCTATTATCGTCAATATTCCGGCCTTTCAGTTATGGGCGTTCAATGCGCTTGGCGAAGTGGACGCCGATATGCTGAACATGAAAGTGGTCGTCGGCAAGGCCCTGAAGAACCAGACGCCGGTATTAATGGCGGAATTGCGTTTTATCGATTTTATGCCGTACTGGAACATTCCCTATAGCATCCTGAAGACCGAAGTATTGCCCAAGTTATTAAAAAATCCGAATTATCTAGCCAAAGAACATATCGAGCTGGTCCCCAGCTTCGGCAATGAAGTCAAGCCCGTCCCGTTTACCGGCAACTCCGTCGCGCAACTGAAACAGGGAACATTAAAAGCCAGGCAGCGCCCCGGCGACAAGAATGCCTTGGGCAAAGTAAAATTCATTTTCCCCAACCAGAGCGACGTCTATTTGCACGATACGCCGGCCAATGCCTTATTCGGTAAGTCGCGCCGGGATTTCAGCCACGGCTGCGTGCGGGTCGAAAATCCTCAGCAGTTGGCCGAATTCGTTCTGAAAGGTCAGGAGGGGTGGAGCAAGGAAACCATACAGGCAGCCATGCAGACACCGAAAACGCAACACATTGTCCTGAAAAAGCCGATACCGGTGCTGTTCTTTTATACGACGTCTTTCTTCGATCAACATGATAATCTGGTGTTTTACCAGGATATTTATGATCAGGACCCTGTTTTACAGAGCGCTCTTGAAAAACCGGCCGACCTGCCCGATCAATCGCTTTTCATCAGTAACAGCCCGGCGCCGGTCCAACTGGTGAGATAA
- a CDS encoding flavohemoglobin expression-modulating QEGLA motif protein, with translation MSKKTTKPSAYLTEVKMLSDRIVKAQQPIRILDATKWDDGVKQAFFEGKCRKPPPVTPDYYLQRPLGFDPTEKKREFYQIERDLSRKLGQLNPLSVIMRRICREYQSVVRMLESRGTPIFSDISQELYGSSHDVFHVGDPTIADLGSMMEATLAQLLKLDFLIEEPKTITAKEAVGILNERIENLFPGNGLRAMISDGIVADAAAGTDYVKLRADALFNMRDLRVLEVHEVWVHLGTTLNGLAQPYCTFLGKGPPSSAVTQEGLAVLMEILTFSSTPNRLMRLINRVRAITLAEDGADFMDIFHFFRDKGLDQEESYMLSSRVFRGSSADGMPFTKDLTYIKGFVLTYNFMRLAVSTGKPDRIPLLFCGKTMIEDMRVLVDLVEEGTVIAPRFLPPQFKDLMGLSAWMSFSRFMSSMSFRQLEHDYANVL, from the coding sequence ATGAGTAAAAAGACAACTAAACCTTCGGCTTATCTGACTGAAGTCAAAATGCTCTCGGACCGTATCGTCAAGGCCCAGCAGCCCATACGCATTCTGGATGCGACCAAATGGGACGACGGCGTCAAGCAGGCTTTTTTTGAAGGCAAATGCAGGAAACCGCCGCCCGTGACGCCCGATTATTATCTGCAACGCCCCCTGGGCTTTGATCCGACCGAGAAAAAACGCGAGTTTTACCAGATCGAGCGGGATTTGTCGCGCAAGCTGGGCCAGCTCAATCCGCTCAGCGTCATCATGCGCCGGATTTGCCGTGAATACCAGTCCGTCGTGCGCATGCTGGAATCCCGAGGCACGCCTATCTTTTCCGATATTTCTCAGGAGTTGTACGGTTCCTCGCATGATGTGTTTCATGTCGGCGACCCGACTATCGCCGATCTCGGCAGCATGATGGAAGCAACGCTGGCGCAATTGCTGAAGCTGGATTTCCTGATTGAAGAACCCAAGACCATCACCGCAAAAGAAGCGGTAGGCATCCTCAACGAAAGAATTGAAAACCTGTTTCCGGGCAACGGCCTGCGTGCGATGATCAGCGACGGCATCGTCGCCGATGCCGCCGCCGGCACCGATTACGTCAAGCTGCGCGCGGATGCCCTGTTCAATATGCGCGACCTGCGCGTGCTCGAAGTGCATGAGGTCTGGGTGCATCTGGGCACGACGCTGAACGGCCTGGCCCAGCCTTACTGCACGTTTCTCGGCAAGGGCCCGCCTTCGTCCGCGGTCACGCAGGAAGGACTGGCGGTGTTGATGGAGATTTTGACCTTCAGCTCTACTCCGAATCGACTGATGCGTCTAATCAACCGTGTACGCGCCATTACGCTGGCCGAAGACGGCGCCGACTTCATGGATATCTTCCATTTTTTCAGGGACAAGGGGCTGGACCAGGAAGAAAGCTACATGCTCAGCAGCCGGGTATTCCGGGGCAGCAGCGCAGACGGCATGCCCTTCACCAAGGACCTGACTTATATCAAAGGTTTCGTGCTGACCTATAACTTCATGCGGCTGGCGGTCAGCACGGGCAAGCCCGACCGCATCCCGCTGCTGTTTTGCGGCAAGACCATGATCGAGGATATGAGGGTGCTGGTCGATCTGGTCGAAGAAGGAACAGTCATCGCGCCGCGCTTCCTGCCGCCGCAATTCAAGGACCTGATGGGACTGTCGGCCTGGATGAGCTTTAGCCGCTTTATGTCATCGATGAGCTTCCGGCAACTGGAGCATGACTACGCCAATGTTCTATAA
- a CDS encoding polymorphic toxin type 47 domain-containing protein, with translation MRYHYDSERNLTGLTNAKGEHYQLSYDKDEHLIEEIGFDGRVQRYHYDAAGHLDLYAQRGDQAWQVTRFERDPLGHLLKKAGGDGAVSEFGYDPLGRLSRARNNHAQLQFQYNHLGQVVSESQDDATVRHEYDALGRRTATVTPTGQRLEYAYNAQGRLQTVSLDGDMLSRHQFDEQGLETARQQGQLVSRYAYDPMGRLIQHQAGRHDKAAVLGRRYGYDAVGQLAAVDDLRQGASRYLYDPADRLLQVEGLTPERFVHDPAGNLIGINEERGGRVQGDRLLMLGDRHFSYDAAGNLVEERRGKGGHIVTRYAYDSDNRLIRAETPNGVSQYRYDPLGRRIAKLTPDGETRFVYDGARLLQETRAERCRTYLFEPDSFRPLACIDQVGGAASQVYYYHLDHLGTPREMTNTAGKIVWSARYRAYGALALADVAEIDNPLRFQGQYYDSETGLHYTLNRYYDPQAGRFIHQDPIGLAGGVNLFQYAVNPVNWIDPLGLKCGEGLTGNNWEFNPQKDVDLRGTAKTYRDALDEAFKRTGIPKEEFEVSKWAKDQYGKSIPVEWQGPGGANVNMDIPAWNNVKPNGALGEGPHAPHIGYQTPGKPRTRGHIFIDDIPATRR, from the coding sequence TTGCGCTACCACTACGACAGCGAGCGCAACCTGACAGGACTGACCAACGCCAAAGGCGAGCACTACCAGCTCAGCTACGACAAGGACGAGCACCTGATCGAAGAGATCGGCTTCGACGGCCGCGTCCAGCGCTACCATTACGATGCTGCAGGCCACCTGGATCTGTACGCCCAGCGCGGCGACCAGGCCTGGCAGGTCACGCGCTTTGAGCGCGACCCGCTCGGGCATCTGCTGAAAAAGGCCGGCGGCGACGGCGCGGTCAGCGAGTTCGGCTACGATCCGCTCGGCCGCCTGAGCCGCGCCCGCAACAACCACGCGCAGCTGCAGTTCCAGTACAATCACCTGGGCCAGGTCGTCAGCGAAAGCCAGGACGACGCCACGGTCAGGCATGAATACGACGCCCTGGGCCGGCGCACGGCTACGGTCACGCCGACCGGCCAGCGCCTCGAGTATGCCTACAATGCCCAGGGCCGCCTGCAGACGGTCAGCCTGGACGGCGACATGCTCAGCCGGCACCAGTTCGACGAGCAGGGCCTGGAAACCGCCCGCCAGCAGGGCCAGCTGGTCAGCCGCTACGCCTATGATCCGATGGGCCGGCTGATCCAACACCAGGCCGGCCGGCACGATAAAGCCGCCGTGCTCGGCCGGCGCTACGGCTACGATGCCGTCGGCCAGCTCGCAGCCGTCGACGACCTGCGCCAGGGCGCCAGCCGTTATCTGTACGATCCGGCCGACCGGCTGCTCCAGGTCGAAGGCCTGACGCCGGAACGTTTCGTGCACGACCCGGCCGGCAACCTGATCGGCATCAACGAGGAGCGCGGCGGTCGGGTTCAAGGCGACCGCCTGCTCATGCTGGGCGACCGGCATTTCAGCTATGACGCCGCCGGCAATTTGGTCGAGGAACGGCGCGGCAAAGGCGGTCATATCGTCACGCGCTACGCCTACGACAGCGATAACCGGCTGATCCGCGCCGAAACGCCCAACGGCGTCAGCCAGTACCGCTACGATCCCTTGGGCCGGCGCATCGCCAAGCTCACGCCCGACGGCGAAACGCGCTTTGTCTATGACGGGGCACGGCTGCTGCAGGAAACCCGGGCGGAACGGTGCCGGACCTATCTGTTCGAGCCTGACAGCTTCCGGCCTTTGGCCTGTATCGATCAGGTCGGCGGTGCGGCCTCACAGGTCTATTACTACCACCTGGATCACCTGGGCACGCCTCGGGAGATGACCAATACGGCCGGCAAAATCGTCTGGTCGGCCCGCTACCGCGCCTATGGCGCCCTGGCACTGGCCGATGTCGCCGAGATCGACAATCCCTTGCGGTTTCAAGGCCAGTATTACGATAGCGAAACCGGCTTACACTACACCCTGAATCGCTATTACGATCCCCAGGCGGGGCGATTCATTCATCAGGACCCGATTGGCCTGGCCGGTGGCGTGAACCTGTTCCAGTATGCGGTTAATCCAGTGAATTGGATTGATCCTTTGGGATTGAAATGCGGAGAAGGACTTACAGGAAATAATTGGGAGTTTAATCCACAAAAAGATGTTGACCTAAGGGGAACAGCTAAGACATATCGGGACGCTTTAGATGAAGCATTCAAAAGAACGGGTATACCCAAGGAGGAATTTGAAGTTAGTAAATGGGCTAAAGATCAGTATGGAAAATCTATTCCAGTTGAATGGCAAGGCCCTGGCGGCGCTAACGTAAATATGGATATACCAGCTTGGAATAATGTAAAGCCAAACGGAGCTCTTGGTGAAGGCCCTCATGCTCCTCATATTGGTTACCAAACACCAGGTAAGCCAAGAACTAGAGGCCATATATTTATTGACGATATTCCAGCAACGAGGCGTTAA
- a CDS encoding DUF6531 domain-containing protein — protein MPESFGYVTEFKKNMAKGALDAGKEAVQGIVDLSQAGYSLATDPAYREQAFEAAREAAKQMGNGIGNAMDDPVGTLNGIKDGAAAAWESFKAERAQAAAEGRLAEFDGQMAGRGAAEIGSLAVPAGPLGKLGKAGEALASAEQRAVQAIQTGKALPKQAPSSKVLCPLAKPDKPAAKKTSSKTGRTAAGKPSLKNADTCTSGCPISLATGEELLELTDFTWDGPLSLPWTRFYRSGQSALDLQLGHGWLTPLDEWLDVSDTAVSFHDREGRTIELPLPAPGDYSLNRPEQLRLYREAGHFRLVSDNQPERIFQGEQGRCRLQRWQNASGQFIELVYDPHDQVQALKASWGKTLLIERDGGHIAAIGPTKLGEQGLALASTPFVRYQYNEHGDLAATLNQLEQGERYAYRNHMISRRTLATGFNFYFEWDAYNPSGRCLRNYGDNGLYDYRFEWTDSGLSRAIDSRGGVTEYMHDANAWLLWQTSPEGRRTQYAYNEHNLLSRVTDAAGHTTAYAYDNEGRLISVTDPLGHTAQLAYSATGQLTGLTDPLGQTWSRGYDDLGRLTQTQDPQGGVTRIAYNDQGLPAQIVNAMGQTRTLLWDDQSRLAGEVGFDGSRRHYRYDDEDRIVAVSQNQRISQYQYDAAGRVIAVKRPDGAVIKLAYNEAGLLTRYTDAAGRTTEYRYGDGLAQLTERVDPAG, from the coding sequence ATGCCGGAATCGTTTGGTTACGTCACCGAGTTTAAAAAAAATATGGCTAAAGGCGCCCTGGACGCCGGCAAGGAGGCTGTCCAGGGCATCGTCGACCTCAGCCAAGCCGGCTACAGCCTGGCGACCGATCCGGCCTACCGCGAACAGGCCTTTGAAGCCGCCAGGGAAGCGGCCAAACAGATGGGCAACGGTATCGGCAACGCCATGGACGACCCCGTCGGCACGCTCAACGGCATCAAAGACGGCGCGGCGGCGGCCTGGGAATCCTTCAAAGCCGAGCGAGCCCAGGCCGCCGCTGAAGGCCGTCTGGCCGAGTTCGACGGGCAGATGGCCGGTCGCGGCGCGGCTGAAATCGGCAGCCTTGCCGTCCCGGCCGGCCCGCTCGGCAAGCTGGGCAAGGCGGGCGAGGCGCTGGCCAGCGCCGAACAGCGCGCGGTCCAGGCCATCCAAACCGGAAAGGCCTTGCCCAAGCAGGCGCCCAGCAGCAAAGTCCTGTGTCCCTTGGCGAAACCGGACAAGCCAGCCGCAAAAAAAACCTCTTCCAAGACCGGCCGCACCGCCGCCGGCAAGCCCTCTCTGAAGAACGCCGACACCTGCACCAGCGGCTGCCCGATCAGCCTGGCCACCGGCGAGGAACTGCTGGAGCTGACCGACTTCACCTGGGACGGCCCGCTGAGCCTGCCCTGGACGCGCTTCTACCGCAGCGGCCAGTCCGCCCTTGACCTGCAGCTGGGCCACGGCTGGCTGACGCCGCTGGACGAATGGCTGGACGTGTCGGACACGGCCGTCAGCTTCCACGACCGCGAAGGCCGCACCATCGAACTGCCCCTGCCCGCCCCCGGCGACTACAGCCTGAACCGGCCGGAACAGCTGCGCCTGTACCGCGAAGCCGGCCATTTTCGGTTAGTCAGCGACAATCAGCCGGAGCGCATCTTCCAGGGCGAGCAGGGCCGCTGCCGCCTGCAGCGCTGGCAGAACGCATCAGGCCAGTTCATCGAACTGGTCTACGACCCACACGACCAGGTCCAGGCCCTGAAGGCCAGCTGGGGCAAGACGCTGCTGATCGAGCGCGACGGTGGACATATCGCGGCCATCGGCCCGACCAAATTGGGCGAGCAAGGCCTGGCCTTGGCGTCCACGCCATTCGTGCGCTACCAGTACAATGAGCACGGCGATCTGGCGGCCACGCTGAACCAACTGGAACAAGGCGAGCGCTACGCCTACCGTAACCATATGATCAGCCGCCGCACGCTCGCCACCGGCTTCAACTTTTATTTCGAGTGGGACGCCTACAATCCGTCCGGCCGCTGCCTGCGCAACTACGGCGACAACGGACTCTACGACTACCGCTTCGAATGGACCGACAGCGGCCTCAGCCGCGCCATCGACTCGCGCGGCGGCGTCACCGAATACATGCACGACGCCAATGCTTGGCTGCTGTGGCAGACCAGCCCGGAAGGCCGCCGCACGCAGTACGCCTACAACGAGCACAACCTCTTAAGCCGCGTCACCGATGCGGCCGGGCACACTACCGCTTACGCCTACGACAACGAAGGCCGGCTGATCAGCGTGACCGACCCGCTCGGCCACACGGCGCAGCTGGCCTACAGCGCAACGGGCCAGCTGACCGGTCTGACCGATCCCCTGGGCCAGACCTGGAGCCGCGGCTACGACGATTTGGGCCGACTGACGCAAACGCAGGATCCGCAAGGCGGCGTCACACGCATCGCCTACAACGACCAGGGCCTGCCGGCGCAGATCGTCAACGCCATGGGCCAGACACGCACCCTGCTCTGGGACGACCAGTCTCGCCTGGCCGGCGAGGTCGGCTTCGACGGCAGCCGCCGGCATTATCGTTACGATGATGAGGATCGCATTGTCGCCGTCAGCCAGAACCAGCGCATCAGCCAGTACCAGTACGATGCCGCCGGCCGCGTCATTGCCGTCAAGCGCCCCGACGGCGCCGTGATCAAGCTGGCCTACAATGAAGCGGGCCTGCTGACCCGCTACACCGACGCGGCCGGGCGCACGACCGAATACCGCTATGGCGACGGCCTGGCGCAGCTCACCGAGCGCGTCGACCCGGCCGGCTAG
- a CDS encoding YcbK family protein, with translation MNRQIESLDIDEGGFAASRRRFLKTMACGSLLTLSGTGIANAAVRRFPSHKSLSLLHVYTGDKLKLTYFEQGGYLKDALLEINYLLRDYHTDDVHPIDPALLDQLYDLKLALGISQPFQIFSGYRSPRTNARLRRKIRGVAKHSLHMQGRAIDIHVAGMDMRRVRNAALAMRCGGVGYYARADFVHLDTGDFRSWG, from the coding sequence ATGAACAGACAGATAGAAAGCCTAGATATTGATGAGGGCGGTTTTGCAGCATCAAGGCGAAGGTTTCTGAAGACTATGGCATGTGGTTCTTTGTTGACATTGAGTGGTACCGGAATCGCAAATGCGGCAGTCAGACGCTTTCCTTCACACAAATCGCTTTCCTTACTACACGTCTATACCGGCGACAAGCTGAAGTTGACTTATTTTGAACAGGGCGGCTATCTGAAAGACGCCTTGCTGGAAATCAACTATCTGCTGCGCGATTATCATACCGACGACGTTCACCCTATTGATCCGGCACTGCTGGATCAGTTATATGATCTGAAGCTTGCGCTCGGAATCAGTCAGCCTTTCCAAATCTTCTCGGGCTATCGTTCCCCTCGTACCAATGCCAGATTGCGCAGAAAAATCCGTGGCGTCGCAAAGCACAGTCTGCATATGCAGGGCCGGGCTATTGATATTCATGTGGCCGGAATGGATATGCGAAGAGTCAGAAACGCAGCGCTTGCCATGCGCTGCGGCGGTGTCGGGTATTATGCACGAGCCGATTTTGTGCACCTGGACACGGGCGATTTCAGGTCGTGGGGATAA